The following proteins are co-located in the bacterium genome:
- the tsaB gene encoding tRNA (adenosine(37)-N6)-threonylcarbamoyltransferase complex dimerization subunit type 1 TsaB, which translates to MVVLGLDTATWTAAVGVARDDTVLAAASRRAAASHVRMVPALIDEVLAQAGLELADVDAVAVSIGPGSFTGLRIGLGLAKGLCYARGLALVAVPTLEALAHVAGAPAGATVCAALDARRRECWAALFRVGEGGDLIRLGDDFTATPDDLAARLPVGAVVVGDAGAAYADALAPRAAAVLPADASEPSGGIVARLGARRLARGERAEPGTLEPTYVRPPDAQLPHGASR; encoded by the coding sequence CTGGTCGTTCTCGGGCTCGATACCGCGACTTGGACGGCCGCCGTCGGTGTCGCACGCGACGACACCGTTCTGGCGGCGGCGTCGCGCCGCGCCGCGGCTTCGCACGTGCGCATGGTGCCGGCCCTGATCGACGAGGTGCTTGCGCAGGCCGGCCTCGAGCTGGCTGACGTCGACGCCGTGGCGGTGTCGATCGGCCCGGGCTCGTTCACCGGCCTGCGCATCGGCCTCGGTCTCGCCAAGGGGCTCTGCTATGCCCGCGGGCTCGCGCTGGTGGCGGTGCCGACGCTGGAGGCGCTGGCGCACGTCGCCGGGGCGCCGGCCGGGGCGACCGTGTGCGCGGCGCTCGATGCGCGCCGGCGGGAGTGCTGGGCGGCGCTGTTCCGCGTCGGCGAAGGCGGGGATCTGATCCGGCTGGGGGACGACTTCACCGCGACACCCGACGACCTCGCCGCGCGGCTGCCGGTGGGAGCCGTCGTGGTCGGCGATGCGGGCGCCGCCTACGCCGACGCGCTGGCGCCGCGCGCCGCCGCCGTGCTGCCGGCGGACGCGTCCGAGCCGTCGGGCGGCATCGTCGCGCGGCTCGGAGCGCGACGTCTCGCGCGCGGGGAGCGGGCCGAACCGGGAACGCTCGAGCCCACGTACGTGCGTCCTCCCGACGCGCAGCTGCCGCACGGTGCATCGCGTTGA
- the rpsB gene encoding 30S ribosomal protein S2 → MTDVTMKNLLEAGVHFGHQTSRWNPKMKPYIFGARNGIYIIDLQQTVKMFRDAYGFVRDRTAQGGQLLFVGTKSQAQDAIREEAERCGAFYVNTRWLGGTLTNFQTIRQSIDRLKKLDEMLEDPIVAEALTKRELIGMRRERDKLLASLGGIKGMRKLPDAIFVIDPKKEEIAIKEANKLGIPVVGVVDTNCDPDMIDYKIPGNDDAIRAIRLFCAAIAEAVIEGRNVHEERQRGGFEPGTPASEDVGGGDEPMEASPG, encoded by the coding sequence ATGACCGACGTGACGATGAAGAACCTGCTCGAGGCCGGTGTCCACTTCGGACACCAGACCAGCCGCTGGAACCCGAAGATGAAGCCGTACATCTTCGGGGCCCGTAACGGCATCTACATCATCGATCTCCAGCAGACGGTGAAGATGTTCCGCGACGCGTACGGCTTCGTACGCGACCGGACCGCGCAGGGCGGGCAGCTGCTCTTCGTCGGCACCAAGAGTCAGGCGCAGGACGCCATCCGCGAAGAGGCGGAGCGCTGCGGCGCGTTCTACGTGAACACGCGCTGGCTCGGCGGCACCCTCACGAACTTCCAGACCATCCGCCAGTCGATCGACCGGCTGAAGAAGCTGGACGAGATGCTGGAAGACCCGATCGTCGCCGAGGCGCTGACCAAGCGCGAGCTGATCGGGATGCGGCGCGAGCGCGACAAGCTCCTCGCGTCGCTCGGCGGCATCAAGGGCATGCGCAAGCTGCCCGACGCCATCTTCGTGATCGACCCCAAGAAGGAGGAGATCGCGATCAAGGAGGCGAACAAGCTCGGCATCCCGGTCGTGGGGGTGGTCGACACCAACTGCGACCCGGACATGATCGACTACAAGATCCCGGGCAACGACGACGCCATCCGCGCCATCCGCCTCTTCTGTGCGGCGATCGCGGAAGCGGTCATCGAGGGTCGCAACGTCCACGAGGAGCGCCAGCGCGGCGGATTCGAGCCCGGCACGCCGGCCAGCGAAGACGTGGGCGGCGGCGACGAGCCCATGGAGGCCTCGCCCGGATGA
- the tsf gene encoding translation elongation factor Ts: protein MSLSLVKELREKTGAGLLDCQKALGEAEGDVEKALRLLRERGLAKAAKRSGRVASEGAVGTYIHPGGKIGVLLELNCETDFVAKTDEFQQLLRELAMQVAAASPRFVRREEVPEAEIENERAIYRKQAEQSGKPAQVIERIVTGQLDRFYKDACLLEQPYIKQGDRSVQDVVQEAVARLGENISIRRFARFQLGEGLERGAEQTEKESAPGGEAGA from the coding sequence ATGAGCCTCTCCCTGGTGAAGGAGCTGCGCGAGAAGACCGGCGCGGGCCTCCTCGACTGTCAGAAGGCGCTCGGCGAGGCCGAGGGCGACGTCGAGAAGGCGCTGCGGCTGCTGCGCGAGCGCGGACTGGCGAAGGCGGCGAAGCGCTCGGGCCGCGTCGCCTCGGAGGGCGCGGTCGGAACCTACATCCACCCCGGCGGCAAGATCGGCGTTCTGCTCGAGCTCAACTGCGAGACCGACTTCGTCGCGAAGACGGACGAGTTCCAGCAGCTGCTGCGCGAGCTCGCGATGCAGGTTGCCGCGGCGAGCCCGCGCTTCGTGCGCCGCGAGGAGGTGCCGGAGGCCGAGATCGAGAACGAGCGCGCGATCTACCGCAAGCAGGCCGAGCAGAGCGGCAAGCCGGCGCAGGTGATCGAGCGTATCGTGACCGGCCAGCTCGATCGCTTCTACAAGGATGCCTGCCTCCTCGAGCAGCCCTACATCAAGCAGGGCGACCGCTCGGTGCAGGACGTCGTGCAGGAGGCGGTCGCCCGCCTCGGTGAGAACATCAGCATTCGGCGGTTCGCACGCTTCCAGCTCGGCGAGGGACTCGAGCGGGGTGCGGAGCAGACCGAGAAGGAGAGCGCCCCTGGAGGCGAGGCCGGAGCCTGA
- the rseP gene encoding RIP metalloprotease RseP, producing MELPAPVVTVVAFVVALGVLVFVHELGHFGVAKRLGVKVLRFSIGFGPILWRRQRGETEYALSAVPLGGYVKMLGEDEDGEPVTEPERAFGNQKPWRRAAIVIAGPAMNFLFAFLVYTVLFAAVGAEIPSTEPRIGGVGQGTPAEQAGLAVGDRVTKIDGTSVETWDALATRVRESDGKTLTLDVDRDGTPMAITVTPALRETRNLFGEETGKSWLIGIEGSHDWKAVGPAEAVSMAGQQTVMASWVVLQGLVLMVQGRVPLRELGGPIAIARAAGQQARAGLKYFLSMLAFLSINLGVLNLLPVPVLDGGHLALLGVETAMGRPLRPRHREIAQQVGLLLLLSLMVFVFYNDIHRLVQG from the coding sequence ATGGAGCTTCCCGCACCCGTCGTCACCGTCGTCGCGTTCGTCGTCGCGCTCGGGGTGCTCGTGTTCGTGCACGAGCTCGGCCACTTCGGCGTGGCGAAGCGTCTCGGCGTGAAGGTCCTGCGCTTCTCGATCGGCTTCGGGCCGATCCTGTGGCGCCGCCAGCGCGGCGAGACGGAGTACGCGCTGTCCGCCGTTCCGCTCGGCGGCTACGTGAAGATGCTGGGCGAGGACGAGGACGGCGAGCCGGTGACGGAGCCGGAGCGCGCCTTCGGGAACCAGAAGCCGTGGCGGCGCGCGGCGATCGTCATCGCCGGCCCGGCCATGAACTTCCTGTTCGCGTTCCTCGTCTACACGGTCCTGTTCGCGGCCGTCGGCGCCGAGATCCCGTCCACGGAGCCACGCATCGGCGGGGTCGGGCAGGGGACGCCTGCCGAGCAAGCCGGCCTCGCGGTCGGCGACCGTGTCACGAAGATCGACGGCACGTCCGTCGAGACCTGGGACGCGCTCGCCACGCGCGTGCGTGAGTCCGACGGCAAGACGCTGACGCTCGACGTCGATCGCGACGGGACGCCGATGGCCATCACCGTCACGCCGGCGCTGCGCGAGACGCGCAACCTCTTCGGCGAGGAGACGGGGAAGAGCTGGCTCATCGGCATCGAGGGCTCGCACGACTGGAAGGCGGTAGGCCCGGCCGAGGCGGTGTCCATGGCGGGGCAGCAGACGGTGATGGCGTCCTGGGTCGTGCTCCAGGGCCTCGTACTGATGGTCCAGGGTCGCGTCCCCCTGCGCGAGCTCGGCGGGCCGATCGCGATCGCACGCGCGGCAGGCCAGCAGGCGCGCGCCGGTCTCAAGTACTTCCTCAGTATGCTCGCGTTCCTGTCGATCAACCTGGGCGTGCTCAACCTGCTTCCGGTGCCGGTGCTCGACGGCGGGCATCTGGCGTTGCTCGGCGTCGAGACGGCGATGGGGCGCCCGCTGCGGCCCCGGCATCGCGAGATCGCGCAGCAGGTCGGTCTGCTGCTGCTCCTCAGCCTGATGGTGTTCGTGTTCTACAACGACATCCACCGGCTGGTGCAGGGCTGA
- a CDS encoding isoprenyl transferase, whose protein sequence is MVELDLTRLPRHVAVIMDGNGRWAEQRGLSRLHGHRVGKDSVRAIVEQSRQLGIRYLSLFAFSTENWHRPPREVDGLMTLLRKYLASELGKMMKHQIRLLAVGSLRRLPPAVREALRASIEATRHNTGMTVILAVSYGGREEIVRATRAIARRVQRGELRPSQISEGMFSEALGTRDIPDPDLLIRTSGEMRISNFFLWQLAYTEIVVTDTLWPDFRERDYLQTLALYQQRQRRFGRTQAQAEQERRRAV, encoded by the coding sequence ATGGTGGAGCTTGATCTCACGCGACTGCCGCGCCACGTCGCGGTGATCATGGACGGCAACGGCCGATGGGCGGAACAGCGTGGCCTGTCCCGTCTCCACGGCCATCGCGTCGGCAAGGACTCCGTCCGTGCGATCGTCGAGCAGAGTCGCCAGCTCGGCATTCGCTATCTCTCGCTGTTCGCCTTCTCCACCGAGAATTGGCACCGGCCGCCGCGTGAGGTCGACGGCCTCATGACGCTTCTCCGCAAGTACCTCGCGAGCGAGCTGGGGAAGATGATGAAGCACCAGATCCGGCTCCTCGCCGTCGGCAGCCTGCGACGCTTGCCGCCGGCGGTACGCGAGGCGCTGCGGGCCAGCATCGAGGCGACGCGTCACAACACGGGCATGACGGTCATTCTCGCGGTCAGCTACGGCGGCCGCGAGGAGATCGTGCGGGCGACGCGGGCGATCGCGCGGCGCGTGCAGCGCGGCGAGCTGCGTCCCAGCCAGATCAGCGAGGGCATGTTCTCCGAGGCGCTCGGCACTCGCGACATCCCGGACCCCGACCTGCTGATCCGCACCAGCGGCGAGATGCGGATCAGCAACTTCTTCCTCTGGCAGCTGGCCTACACCGAGATCGTGGTCACCGACACGCTGTGGCCGGACTTCCGCGAGCGCGACTATCTCCAGACGCTCGCGCTCTACCAGCAGCGCCAGCGGCGTTTCGGCCGCACCCAGGCGCAGGCGGAGCAGGAGCGGCGGCGCGCGGTCTGA
- the pssA gene encoding CDP-diacylglycerol--serine O-phosphatidyltransferase: protein MPPLRKGVYLLPNLITTAGLFSGFYSIIATLNHDYRLAAIMILVAQLCDVLDGRIARLTRSSSSFGVQYDSLADLIAFGVAPGILVYTWALKPWGRWGWLAATLYVTCGALRLARFNVQVGTVERRHFLGLPIPAAANVIAATVLMYFYLGGQGAAHKRVMMLIVIYAVAALMVSEFRYFSFKEVQLHRRHPFPVLLGIIIVAMLTIAEPEPMLFLGITTYALSAPVASLWRVLTGRGGAAPPAEPPQAGTQSGPQVGGSASVVLDTPGGRG from the coding sequence ATTCCGCCGCTGCGCAAGGGCGTCTACCTCCTTCCCAACCTGATCACGACCGCCGGCCTCTTCTCGGGCTTCTACTCGATCATCGCGACCCTGAACCACGACTACCGGCTGGCGGCGATCATGATCCTCGTCGCCCAGCTGTGCGACGTGCTCGACGGCCGCATCGCGCGTCTGACGCGCTCGTCGAGCTCGTTCGGCGTGCAGTACGACTCGCTCGCCGATCTGATCGCGTTCGGCGTCGCGCCGGGCATCCTCGTCTACACCTGGGCGCTCAAACCCTGGGGCCGCTGGGGGTGGCTCGCGGCCACGCTCTACGTCACCTGCGGCGCGCTGCGCCTGGCCCGCTTCAACGTCCAGGTCGGCACCGTCGAGCGGCGGCATTTCCTCGGCCTCCCGATTCCGGCGGCGGCGAACGTCATCGCTGCCACCGTGCTGATGTACTTCTACCTGGGCGGGCAGGGGGCGGCGCACAAGCGGGTCATGATGCTCATCGTCATCTACGCGGTGGCGGCGCTCATGGTGAGCGAGTTCCGCTATTTCTCCTTCAAGGAGGTACAGCTCCACCGCCGCCACCCGTTCCCGGTGCTGCTGGGCATCATCATCGTCGCGATGCTGACCATCGCCGAGCCCGAGCCGATGCTCTTCCTCGGCATCACGACGTACGCGCTGTCGGCGCCGGTCGCCTCGCTGTGGCGCGTCCTGACGGGACGGGGCGGGGCGGCGCCGCCGGCGGAGCCGCCGCAAGCGGGAACCCAATCCGGTCCGCAAGTGGGCGGATCCGCGTCCGTCGTGCTTGACACGCCGGGGGGCCGCGGTTAA
- a CDS encoding phosphatidate cytidylyltransferase → MLRTRLATAAVALPALWLIIQYLWTPLFNGFIVSVAAVALYEYFTMAFPDDSPMVAVGVGLGLLIAATVLTGQLAWVGGALSVTVIGGLALPLVRHADMRRSVEALGLIVLGVLYVGFFVPHMILLRQEPEGWRWVLFTVYTAMGSDSGGYFAGRYFGRRKLAPAISPSKTVEGALGAVAGAIVIALFCRAMFFDRMALGPTIGFALGIGLLAQFGDLCESALKRAFGAKDSGWIIPGHGGILDRLDSLLFPFVFAYYYAAVVARG, encoded by the coding sequence ATGCTGCGGACCCGTCTCGCGACGGCCGCGGTCGCCCTGCCGGCGCTGTGGCTGATCATCCAGTACCTCTGGACGCCGCTGTTCAACGGCTTCATCGTCTCCGTCGCCGCGGTCGCCCTGTACGAGTACTTCACGATGGCGTTCCCCGACGACTCGCCGATGGTGGCGGTCGGCGTCGGCCTAGGACTCCTCATCGCCGCCACGGTCCTCACCGGGCAGCTGGCGTGGGTCGGCGGGGCGCTCTCGGTGACGGTGATCGGCGGCCTCGCGCTGCCGCTCGTGCGTCACGCGGACATGCGCCGCTCGGTCGAAGCGCTCGGGCTGATCGTCCTCGGGGTGCTCTACGTCGGCTTCTTCGTCCCCCACATGATCCTGCTGCGCCAGGAACCGGAGGGATGGCGCTGGGTGCTCTTCACCGTCTACACGGCGATGGGCTCGGACTCGGGCGGCTACTTTGCCGGACGGTACTTCGGCAGGCGCAAGCTCGCGCCGGCGATCAGTCCCAGCAAGACGGTCGAAGGCGCGCTCGGGGCGGTGGCGGGGGCGATCGTGATCGCGCTCTTCTGCCGCGCGATGTTCTTCGATCGCATGGCCCTGGGGCCGACGATCGGGTTCGCGCTCGGCATCGGGCTGCTCGCGCAGTTCGGCGACCTCTGCGAGTCCGCGCTCAAGCGTGCGTTCGGGGCCAAGGACTCGGGGTGGATTATCCCGGGGCACGGTGGCATCCTGGACCGTCTGGACAGCCTGCTGTTCCCGTTCGTCTTCGCCTACTACTACGCGGCCGTGGTCGCGCGCGGCTGA
- a CDS encoding DUF465 domain-containing protein: MEKRDEELISTLLDREPELRRYYEEHALLERQLGSLQSKMYLTPEEEVEKKRLQKRKLQGKDKIMEILARHRAH, translated from the coding sequence ATGGAAAAACGCGACGAGGAGCTGATCTCGACCCTCCTGGACCGGGAGCCGGAGTTGCGCCGCTACTACGAGGAGCACGCCCTCCTCGAACGCCAGCTGGGATCGCTCCAGTCGAAGATGTACCTGACGCCGGAGGAGGAGGTGGAGAAGAAGCGCCTCCAGAAGCGGAAGCTCCAGGGCAAGGACAAGATCATGGAGATCCTCGCCCGCCACCGCGCCCATTGA
- the ilvC gene encoding ketol-acid reductoisomerase, producing the protein MNIYHDQDASLEPLQGKKIAVIGYGSQGHAHALNLRDSGLDVRVGLRPDSASVKKAQAEGLRVVDAATAAQEADIVMMLVPDEQGGEIYEKEIAPAMKAGKYLAFGHGFNIHFKKIVPPADVNVLMIAPKGPGHLVRGEYQKGRGVPCLIAIHQDPSGDTKQIALAWAKGIGGTRAAALETTFKEETETDLFGEQAVLCGGLTELIRAGYETLVSRGYSPEMAYFECLHEVKLIVDLIYEGGIANMRYSISNTAEYGDMTRGKRIVTDETRKAMGQILDEIQSGKFADEWITEYRCGMPHFRELRQEQSKHPIEGVGEKLRGLMPWLKHDRLVDRSRN; encoded by the coding sequence ATGAACATCTACCACGATCAGGACGCCAGCCTCGAGCCGCTCCAGGGCAAGAAGATCGCCGTCATCGGTTACGGCAGCCAGGGCCACGCACACGCGCTCAACCTGCGTGACAGCGGCCTCGACGTCCGCGTCGGGCTGCGTCCGGACAGCGCCTCGGTGAAGAAGGCCCAGGCCGAAGGGCTGCGGGTGGTCGATGCCGCCACGGCTGCGCAGGAGGCCGACATCGTCATGATGCTCGTTCCCGACGAGCAGGGCGGCGAGATCTACGAGAAGGAGATCGCGCCGGCGATGAAGGCCGGCAAGTACCTGGCCTTCGGTCACGGCTTCAACATCCACTTCAAGAAGATCGTGCCGCCGGCCGACGTCAACGTCCTCATGATCGCGCCGAAGGGGCCCGGGCATCTCGTGCGCGGCGAGTACCAGAAGGGGCGCGGCGTGCCGTGCCTCATCGCCATCCACCAGGATCCGAGCGGCGACACGAAGCAGATCGCGCTCGCCTGGGCGAAGGGCATCGGCGGCACGCGCGCGGCGGCGCTCGAGACCACCTTCAAGGAAGAGACCGAGACGGACCTCTTCGGCGAGCAGGCGGTGCTGTGCGGCGGGCTCACCGAGCTCATCCGCGCCGGCTACGAGACGCTCGTCAGCCGCGGCTACTCACCCGAGATGGCCTACTTCGAGTGCCTGCACGAGGTGAAGCTCATCGTCGATCTCATCTACGAGGGCGGCATCGCCAACATGCGCTACTCGATCAGCAACACGGCGGAGTACGGCGACATGACCCGCGGCAAGCGCATCGTCACCGACGAGACGCGCAAGGCCATGGGCCAGATCCTCGACGAGATCCAGTCCGGCAAGTTCGCGGACGAGTGGATCACGGAGTACCGGTGCGGCATGCCGCACTTCCGCGAGCTGCGCCAGGAGCAGTCGAAGCATCCGATCGAAGGGGTGGGCGAGAAGCTGCGGGGCCTGATGCCGTGGCTGAAGCACGACCGCCTCGTCGATCGTTCCCGTAACTGA
- the pyrH gene encoding UMP kinase, with the protein MEARPEPEPTAESAGQGRYRRVLLKISGEALAGTAGYGIDPTVLGRFSAELRDVHAAGCELALVIGGGNIFRGIAASARGVDRATGDYMGMLATVINALALQDALEKLGVPTRVLSAIDMQQIAEPYIRRRATRHLEKGRVVIFAAGTGNPFFTTDTAASLRAMEIGAEVIFKATRVDGVYDADPEKVPTAQRFESLTYIDVLNRGLAVMDSTAISLCMDNALPILVFNMMEPGNIQRAVSGDRIGTLVHGGGRS; encoded by the coding sequence CTGGAGGCGAGGCCGGAGCCTGAGCCGACGGCAGAGAGCGCCGGCCAGGGAAGGTACCGCCGCGTTCTCTTGAAGATCAGCGGGGAGGCCCTCGCGGGCACCGCTGGCTACGGCATCGACCCGACCGTGCTCGGCCGTTTCTCGGCCGAGCTGCGTGACGTCCACGCCGCGGGTTGCGAGCTCGCGCTCGTCATCGGCGGCGGCAACATCTTCCGCGGGATCGCCGCGAGCGCGCGCGGCGTCGATCGCGCGACCGGCGACTACATGGGGATGCTGGCCACGGTGATCAACGCCTTGGCCCTGCAAGACGCGCTCGAGAAGCTCGGCGTGCCGACGCGCGTGCTGTCGGCGATCGACATGCAGCAGATCGCGGAGCCGTACATCCGGCGCCGCGCCACGCGGCATCTCGAGAAGGGACGCGTCGTCATCTTCGCCGCCGGGACGGGCAACCCGTTCTTCACCACCGATACGGCCGCCAGCCTGCGCGCGATGGAGATCGGCGCCGAAGTGATCTTCAAGGCGACGCGCGTCGACGGCGTCTACGACGCCGATCCCGAGAAGGTTCCGACGGCGCAGCGCTTCGAGTCCCTCACCTACATCGACGTGCTCAATCGCGGCCTTGCGGTCATGGACTCGACGGCGATCTCGCTGTGCATGGACAACGCCCTGCCGATCCTCGTGTTCAACATGATGGAGCCGGGCAACATCCAGCGCGCCGTCTCGGGCGACCGTATCGGCACGCTGGTCCATGGGGGAGGCCGCTCATGA
- a CDS encoding phosphatidylserine decarboxylase family protein translates to MPARLPFAREGVPVIATVAGVLGLVATVGTAAGHPIAVLPLVLALGFSLWFFRDPERQPPLDDALMVSPADGRVLDVTPMREETFLKAPATRISIFMSPLDVHVNRAPLDGTVEEVRHTDGRFRAAFADKASVDNERTAMVLRSHGRRFLVVQIAGAVARRIVCHRTAGDQLRRGERYGMIMFGSRVDVYVPPDVTPRVGRGDRVVAGATVIAELPRGAA, encoded by the coding sequence ATGCCTGCTCGTCTCCCATTCGCCCGCGAGGGCGTGCCGGTGATCGCGACCGTGGCCGGAGTGCTCGGCCTGGTCGCGACCGTCGGCACGGCCGCGGGCCATCCGATCGCGGTGCTGCCGCTCGTGCTGGCGCTCGGCTTCAGCCTGTGGTTCTTCCGCGACCCCGAGCGCCAGCCGCCCCTGGACGACGCCCTCATGGTTTCGCCCGCCGACGGTCGTGTGCTCGACGTCACGCCGATGCGTGAGGAGACGTTCCTCAAGGCGCCGGCCACCCGCATCAGCATCTTCATGTCGCCGCTCGATGTGCACGTGAACCGGGCCCCGCTCGACGGTACGGTCGAGGAGGTGCGGCACACCGACGGAAGGTTCCGCGCCGCCTTCGCCGACAAGGCGTCGGTCGACAACGAGCGTACCGCGATGGTGCTGCGCAGCCACGGCCGGCGCTTCCTCGTCGTGCAGATCGCCGGCGCGGTCGCCCGGCGCATCGTCTGCCACCGCACGGCGGGCGACCAGCTCCGCCGCGGCGAGCGCTACGGCATGATCATGTTCGGGTCGCGTGTCGACGTGTACGTACCGCCCGACGTGACCCCGCGCGTCGGACGCGGCGATCGCGTCGTCGCCGGGGCCACCGTCATCGCGGAGCTGCCGCGGGGAGCGGCGTGA
- the ilvN gene encoding acetolactate synthase small subunit has translation MRHTISILVENEFGVLARVAGMFSGRGYNIESLSVGETMDPTVSRITLVTRGDAQVLEQIEKQLNKLISVIKVVDFTPQPHVERELVLIKVRVDDTTRGEVASIVEIFRGKIVDVAGTSYVVEATGTEDKIDALIELLRPIGILEIVRTGRVATFRGSQVFTVDGKEKEHAA, from the coding sequence GTGCGTCACACCATCTCCATCCTGGTCGAGAACGAGTTCGGCGTCCTGGCGCGCGTCGCCGGGATGTTCAGTGGGCGCGGCTACAACATCGAGAGCCTCTCCGTGGGCGAGACGATGGATCCGACCGTCTCCCGCATCACGCTCGTCACGCGTGGCGACGCGCAGGTCCTCGAGCAGATCGAGAAGCAGCTGAACAAGCTCATCAGCGTCATCAAGGTGGTCGACTTCACGCCCCAGCCCCACGTCGAGCGCGAGCTCGTGCTCATCAAGGTCCGGGTCGACGACACGACGCGCGGCGAGGTGGCCTCCATCGTCGAGATCTTCCGCGGGAAGATCGTCGACGTGGCCGGCACGTCCTACGTCGTCGAAGCCACCGGAACCGAAGACAAGATCGACGCGCTGATCGAGCTGCTACGGCCGATCGGCATCCTCGAGATCGTGCGCACCGGACGGGTGGCGACGTTCCGCGGCTCGCAGGTTTTCACCGTCGACGGCAAGGAGAAGGAACACGCCGCATGA
- the frr gene encoding ribosome recycling factor: MTDDVIASCRQDMEKTFAAFKKELSHVRTGRASTALLDGLLVEHYGTRMPLNQVATLSAPEATLLVVQPFDKGAIGAIEKAIHGSNLGLNPVNDGKLIRVPIPSLTEERRKDLVKHVRKLAEDFRVSVRSHRRDALEMLKELEKDKSITEDDRRHAAEKIEGVTKDSIDRLEEILKAKEKEIMAV, from the coding sequence ATGACCGACGACGTCATCGCGTCCTGCCGGCAGGACATGGAGAAGACGTTCGCGGCCTTCAAGAAGGAGCTGTCGCACGTCCGCACCGGCCGCGCGTCGACCGCGCTGCTCGATGGCCTCCTGGTCGAGCACTACGGCACGCGCATGCCGCTCAACCAGGTGGCGACGCTCTCGGCGCCCGAGGCCACGCTCCTCGTCGTCCAGCCGTTCGACAAAGGCGCCATCGGCGCGATCGAGAAGGCCATCCATGGCTCGAACCTCGGGCTCAACCCGGTCAACGACGGCAAGCTGATCCGCGTCCCGATCCCGAGCCTCACCGAGGAGCGCCGCAAGGATCTCGTGAAGCACGTCCGCAAGCTGGCCGAGGACTTCCGCGTCTCCGTCCGCAGCCATCGTCGCGACGCGCTCGAGATGCTGAAGGAGCTCGAGAAGGACAAGTCGATCACCGAGGACGACCGGCGGCACGCGGCCGAGAAGATCGAAGGCGTCACCAAGGATTCGATCGATCGCCTCGAGGAGATTCTCAAGGCGAAAGAAAAAGAGATCATGGCGGTGTGA